The Nitrospira sp. sequence TCGGTACAGCCTGGTGACATGCCTGCTGCAGCTGAAGCGGCGATAGATGAAGAAATGATCCTGATTCCTGCCGGGACCTTTCTGCGTGGGACCGATATGGGTGGGCTTGACGAAGGGCCGCCCAGGGAGATCTTCCTCGATGCATTTCGAATCGACCGCTACGAAGTAACCAATTCGCAGTATGGGCAGTTTGCTGCGGCCACCGGTCACCGGAAGGCGGGGCCTCCTTCTCGATACGCCAAGAATGTGTCCAAAATGCGCGGCCCGAATCAACCGGCTATCTATGTGTCATGGGACGATGCCGTGGCCTACTGTCAGTGGAAGAGCAGGCGGCTGCCTACAGAAGCAGAATGGGAAAAAGCCATGCGTGGTACAGATGGTCGACTGTGGCCTTGGGGAAATACGGAACAGCCTGATGGGGCCAACTGGGCGCGAGTCAACGACGGATTCGAGGCGAGTGCTCCTGCGGGATCATTCAAGGCAGACATAAGTCCCTACGGTGTCATGGATGGGGCGGGAAATGTCATGGAATGGGTCCAGGACTGGTATGCGGAGGGGTATTACAAGGAATCGCCAGACCGAAATCCGCCAAGTCCGGAGTATGGCGTCTATCGAACGATGCGGGGGGGTGCGTATACGACGACTGGGGGCGATCTTCGCCTCACCAGTCGAAGCAAAATGGTCCCGGATTTTCGTGATGAAACGATCGGATTTCGGTGCGCGATGTCAGTGGAAAATGGCGTGGGTGAGACGGCGAATCGCAGCGAGAAATCTATAGAAAATCAAAGTAGTAGAGAATCAGAAACACGGCCAAAATGATATTGACAACCATACCGGCCAAAACTATAATGTCGAAAATTTTTGAGTTTTTTGTCATGGGTTTCCTTGTGTTGTTATGGCCGCCAGCTAAGGAATTTTGAATAACACACAGGTTTTTGGGTGTCAAGGAATTCACGGGCTTCACTCACTATTTCGAGCATGGAAGGGGAGGCAAGATGGCGACGGCAACAGCAGACAGCGATTTGATGGTTAAGGTCGGCAAGATGATTTTCTACATCACTTGCGCGGTTGGTTTGTGGTTTTTCTATTGGTTTGCTGGCATTCAGTGCCCCTGCTAGTTCAGGGCCGCTGCGAGTCTGACGGTTGTGAAACTTTGATCGATCTGATGAGGAGGAGATGATGGGGCAGAATATTCTGTATGGGATTATCTCTGTGGCGATCTGCGTAGGATACTTCCTGATGGTTGACCATTTTCTGATGGATATGCAGGGCCTGGACTTCTGGTACATGTTCCGTAAGTAGTTTGGCGCTGCGTAGGATTTTTGGGGCTTGTGATGAATCTTTTTCGTAAAGCATTAAGGAGGTATCCCATGGGTCTTGTAACCCGGAAGAAAGTGTTCTCAATCATGGCGCTCTGCGCGATGGTTGGCCTCCTCCTGTTTCCTGTGGTGGTGTCGCTTCCGTCACTGGCAATCGGTGCGGATGCGCCTGACGCGGCAAAGAAGGAGGATGCGAAGGTTGAGAAGGGGCGTGACGTCTATTATAAGACGGAAGGTATCGTGGTTGGCGCGCCTGCCCCGAAGACAGTTGACGGCCCGAGGGATTATCCCCGGTATAACTTCGAGAGTCGCGTGCTCCTCTGGTTCGCGAACCAGCAGCATCTATACTACGGCAGCTTCGTGCTCGCCGTTCCGATTTTCTGCATGGTCGTCGAATTCATGGGTGTGGTGACGAAGGATAAGGCGTTGGCGAAGCGGTATGATCAGCTTGCCTATGACTTTATTAAGATCAGTCTGACGGCGTACTCGTTGACGGCCGTGCTTGGCGGTATTCTGATCTTTACCTTCCTCACTCTCTATCCTGCGTTTTTCGGTTATCTGTCCAGCATTTTCCGTCCGGTCATGCACATCTATGCGTTGATGTTCGTGGCTGAGAGCGGCACCCTCTACATCTACTACTACGGCTGGGACAAGATGAAAGAGGGATTCCTGAAGTGGATCCATCTGAGCATGTCGGTGATTTTGAACATCATCGGGACCTTGCTCATGTTCCTGGCGAACTCGTGGATCGGATTCATGATGTCTCCGGCCGGTGTTGACGAGCAGGGGCGGTTCCTTGGAAATATCTGGCACGTTCTTCATACGGCATTGTGGAACCCGCTCAACCTCCATCGCATCCTTGGCAATATGGCCTTCGGTGGTGGCGTGGTTGCGGCTTACGCGGCGTACAAGTTCTTAGCGTCGAAGACCGATGAGGATCGCGCCCACTATGATTGGATGGGCTACATCGCGATGGCGCTCGGTGTCGCGTTCTTGATCCCGTTGCCGTTTGCCGGTTACTGGCTCATGCGCGAAGTCTATGCGTATCGCCAACAGATGGGCATTACGCTCATGGGTGGATTGTTGGCCTGGCTCTTCATTATTCAGGCCACCATGATCGGTATTTTGTTCCTGAGCACAAACTACTATTTGTGGCAGGCGATGGGACGCATGCGTGGAGCGGAGAAGTATCAACGTTACATCAAGTACCTGGTGTTTATCCTCGCTTGCGGGTATTTGGTCTTTATTACGCCGCACACGATGGTCATGACTCCGGCGGAATTGAAGGCCATGGGCGGACAGCAGCACCCGGTGTTGGGTAACTATGGCGTCATGTCGGCGAAAAACGGCGGCATCAACGTCATCATCACCACCACGGTGTTGAGCTTCGTCTGGTATATGCGCGGCAACAAGATTTCGACTGTCTCTTGGTCGAAATTCGGGAACATCTTTATGGGATGTTTCTTCTTCTTCGCCTACGTCAATATTATTGGGCTGGCGATTTACGGATACTACATCCCGGCTAACGTCCGAGTTGGATTGTCTGTCCCGCAGGTGGCGACAACGCTCTCCTGTCTCTTCTTCATGTTCGCTTTGAACAGCGTCATGATGAAGGGTGCCAAACAAATGGGGCCGATCGAGTGGGGTAAGATCTCTGCCCGCTCGCAGTATGCGCTGATCATGTTGGCGACAGCATTTACCTGGATGATGGGCTTGATGGGATACATTCGCTCATCGGTTCGCCTCTTCTGGCACGTGAATGAAATCATGCGGGACAATTCACCGTGGGCCTATACGCACACGGTTGGATTTGCTGCGAACATGATTTCTTTTAACGTGCTGTTCTTCTGGATCAGTATTCTTTTCGTATTCTGGCTTGGAAGCTTAGCGGCAAAGAAGGCTCCGGCTGGTGAGAAGGCGGGGGTTCCTGGTAGCGCGCCTCAGCCGGCAGGTAGCCACTAACCATCTTATTGAGCAACTGGCTCAGGGGGGAGGCCGTGCAAGCGCCTTCCCCCGGTGTAGCCGCAGGAGGTTAAAACCGTGGGCGATTTGATTAATCAAGCACTAGCGATGGGGTGGCCGGCACTGGCGTTGCTGGCCGGCCTCTTGGTGTATTTCCAATTTTCCATCAGTGATCCCGTTGCAAAGAAGCGGGCCACGCTCAAGACGATCATTGGGATGGCGGCAACGTTTCTTTTGTTTATTGCGATCGTAAATTACACGGGTAATTTTTACGGCGAGAATCGGCTCTTGCCGGTCTCGCTTGTGATGATTACCGCCGCTTCCTTTATGGTAGCGATTTATTTCCCTAATTTTGGGGCATTGCTCAAAATCGGCGGGCTCATGTTTTTTGTGGCCGCGTTTCTTTCCGGTTATGGAAACTGGTTGCCGCAGGTCGAAGGTGGCTTCCCGCCGAAGGAAGAGAAGCTCGAGTATAGCGGTATGACGGCGCAACAGCTGGCCGATGAAGGCGAGAAGATTATTTTCGGTGGCGTTGGGAAAAACAAAGAGCAGGGTGCTATCGGCAAAGGCCAGTGTCCGCTCTGTCACGCATTCCATGCTGGCATGTTGGGTGAACGTGCTCCCAATCTGAGCGGCTTGCCCGAGCGCGCCGGCAAAGAGCGTCTTGAAGATCCGAAATATTCGAAGGGCAATGCCGCCAAGCGTGACTATGCCCAAAAGGAAGCGTTCCCTGGATCAGGCACTGCTGAAAATGGACAGGAGTATATTGCTGAGTCGCACGCCTGCCCGAACTGCTACGTCGTGGCTGGTTTCGGCGTGAAGGGAACCAATGACAAGGAAAGCCCGATGCCGGCGATTCACAAGCCGCCGATATCGCTCAGCCTTGATGAGCTCGCAGCCGTGGATACATGGTTGTATGTCCGCGAAGGCCGTGATGCTCCATCTTTCGACGAGATTGTGAAGTCGTACGAGAAGTTTATTCCTGAAGCGGATCGGCCGAAGAAGCAGGAAGAAAAAACCGGGCCGCCTAGTGCTCTTATGGCTGACGGGACCGAGCCTGTGGACCAGATATTTGCAAAAGCACAGTGCGTATCTTGCCACACGATTCCTGGAATCCCGGGTGCGAATGGGACAATCGGCCCTAAGCTGGTTGAGGGGACGAATGCACCTGGTCGCATTAAGGACAAGGAGTATAAGGGAACGGCCAAGTCGACATCCGACTACATTATGGAGTCGATCGTATCACCCAGTGCCTATGTGGTGAAGCCATTCCCTGATAATACGATGCCCAAGGTGTTTGGTCAGAAACTCAGTGCGGGAGCGCTCAAGAAGATTGTGGATTATCTCTCGCAAGTCTACGAGGGAAAAGAGCCTCCAAAGATTTCGTAACTGAGCTGTGAATCTTTTAGACCAAAGGGAGTGAACTCATGAAAGCATTGATGTCAGTCGGCGCGCTGGTAGGAGCTATTGCGCTCCTCCTGCTAGTCGGGATGATCCTCGACGTCGTCCCGTCGAATACCGTCCGCTTAGTCGAAGGCTACATGCCGATCCAGATGTTGGTTGAGGTAGCCTGCTTCGTTGTCGGCTTTGCCGGGTTGAGCTACATGCTCAGTTCAATGGGTATGGCGGTTCCCCGCTTCTGGCAGGGAATCGGGTTCTGGGCTTTTGTGTTGCTCTATTTGAAATTCCGCGTCTATCCGCCCATCCCGTTCAGCGTTCGAGCCATGTATGGTACGGTGTCGCTCGTCGCGGTCTTTATGTGGGTGTCCGCGAACGAGGACGACTGGAAAAAGTTTAAGCAGCCGATCATGAACGTTCTCGATGCCCAGAGTGGAGCAAACAAGATGCTCCGCTACGCGTATCTCGTTCTGATTCCGGTTCTTGTTGGTTTCACCTCCTTCAATGCGATGAAGCCAACGTCGGAAGAGCCGGTTGAGTTGCGAACGGTGCATCCGGCCCCTCCGGCCAGCACGAAAGTTCATGGTAAGACCTACACTCTCCAGACCTCCCAGAATCCGTACCGGGTCAACCCGGAAGGGAAGTTTGATCAGGAATATAGCAACAAGCTGATCGTTGAGCAGGGCATGGGGCGCTTGATGGCCCCGAATGCCAATCCGTGGGATGAGAAGAATCAGGGCTATCTGAAGTATGTGAAGGAAGGTGGAGAAATCTTCTTCCAGAACTGCCACTTCTGCCACGGCGACAATTTAAATGGTCGTGGTCTTCACGCCTTTGCGTTTAACCCGATTCCTGCGAACTTTACCGATCCAGGCACAATCGCTCAGCTCCAGGAGACCTTCATTTTCTGGCGCGTTGCCAAGGGTGGTATTGGATTGCCGAACGAAGGTTTCCCCTGGGCCTCAGTGATGCCGCCATGGGAACAGCATTTGACCGTCGACGAGATCTGGAAGGTCATTTTGTTTGAGTATTGGCATACGGGTTACTACCCCAGGACCTGGGACTAAAAGTCCACTGGCATAACGGATAACCCTGGATTACGACATGAGGAAAAAAATGATGAATACGTCGATGGGCAAAAAAGCAGGGATCGTCCTTGCCTCGGCCTTTGGACTGGCTCTTTTCTCTGCCGGCCCGTTGGTCCTCTCGGCATCTGCCGAGGAAGTTCCGCAGGGATTTAAGAAGGGTGAACTGGCGCCAGAGCCGGCTGCAGACATGATCGAGGCCGGGAAGCGCGTCTACTTTACCAAGTGCGTCTGGTGTCATGGAGTGGATGGAGCCGGCGACGGGCCCGGCGCCGACCGACTCTGGCCGCGTCCCCGCAACTTCAACCAGGGGACTTTCAAGATCCGGCATACTGCCAGCGGTGAACTGCCGTTGTTTGATGCCAAAAAGCCGACTCCCGGGCAAAACGACCTTTTTGAGACGGTGACCCATGGTTTGCCTGGTTCTGCGATGCCTTCATGGGAAGGTATTTTGACCGAAGAGCAACGCCTTCAGGTGTTGTCCTTCGTCACTACGCAGTTGGTGAAGGATCGGAAATTCACCGATAAGCAGTCGGAATCCCAGACGATTCTTCAGATGGCCGATTTGAAGCCGAAAGAGGCGACAGAGGAAAGCAAGAAGAGAGGATCCGAGCTGATCGTAGAAAAGAAGTGCGTGGAATGTCATGGCATGGAAGGCCGTGGCGATGGTAACGCCTTCAATCTGAAGGATGACTGGGGTTTCTCGATTCAGCCTGCCAATTGGCACAAGTGCTGGAATTTCCGTGGAAGCCGGCAGGATCCGTACAATGTGAAGAATATTTTCCGGACCTTCTCGACCGGCGTCAATGGAACTCCGATGCCGTCGTTTGCGGATAGCACGTCAGTCGATGATCGTTGGGATATTGCGAACTTTGTGAACTCCTTGTGCGAAAGAGATGCT is a genomic window containing:
- a CDS encoding SUMF1/EgtB/PvdO family nonheme iron enzyme, translating into MLETRFKVVFLIVVLLFAAMPIIAILRGTTTTPFEESDPGSPVSVQPGDMPAAAEAAIDEEMILIPAGTFLRGTDMGGLDEGPPREIFLDAFRIDRYEVTNSQYGQFAAATGHRKAGPPSRYAKNVSKMRGPNQPAIYVSWDDAVAYCQWKSRRLPTEAEWEKAMRGTDGRLWPWGNTEQPDGANWARVNDGFEASAPAGSFKADISPYGVMDGAGNVMEWVQDWYAEGYYKESPDRNPPSPEYGVYRTMRGGAYTTTGGDLRLTSRSKMVPDFRDETIGFRCAMSVENGVGETANRSEKSIENQSSRESETRPK
- a CDS encoding cytochrome ubiquinol oxidase subunit I: MGLVTRKKVFSIMALCAMVGLLLFPVVVSLPSLAIGADAPDAAKKEDAKVEKGRDVYYKTEGIVVGAPAPKTVDGPRDYPRYNFESRVLLWFANQQHLYYGSFVLAVPIFCMVVEFMGVVTKDKALAKRYDQLAYDFIKISLTAYSLTAVLGGILIFTFLTLYPAFFGYLSSIFRPVMHIYALMFVAESGTLYIYYYGWDKMKEGFLKWIHLSMSVILNIIGTLLMFLANSWIGFMMSPAGVDEQGRFLGNIWHVLHTALWNPLNLHRILGNMAFGGGVVAAYAAYKFLASKTDEDRAHYDWMGYIAMALGVAFLIPLPFAGYWLMREVYAYRQQMGITLMGGLLAWLFIIQATMIGILFLSTNYYLWQAMGRMRGAEKYQRYIKYLVFILACGYLVFITPHTMVMTPAELKAMGGQQHPVLGNYGVMSAKNGGINVIITTTVLSFVWYMRGNKISTVSWSKFGNIFMGCFFFFAYVNIIGLAIYGYYIPANVRVGLSVPQVATTLSCLFFMFALNSVMMKGAKQMGPIEWGKISARSQYALIMLATAFTWMMGLMGYIRSSVRLFWHVNEIMRDNSPWAYTHTVGFAANMISFNVLFFWISILFVFWLGSLAAKKAPAGEKAGVPGSAPQPAGSH
- a CDS encoding c-type cytochrome yields the protein MGDLINQALAMGWPALALLAGLLVYFQFSISDPVAKKRATLKTIIGMAATFLLFIAIVNYTGNFYGENRLLPVSLVMITAASFMVAIYFPNFGALLKIGGLMFFVAAFLSGYGNWLPQVEGGFPPKEEKLEYSGMTAQQLADEGEKIIFGGVGKNKEQGAIGKGQCPLCHAFHAGMLGERAPNLSGLPERAGKERLEDPKYSKGNAAKRDYAQKEAFPGSGTAENGQEYIAESHACPNCYVVAGFGVKGTNDKESPMPAIHKPPISLSLDELAAVDTWLYVREGRDAPSFDEIVKSYEKFIPEADRPKKQEEKTGPPSALMADGTEPVDQIFAKAQCVSCHTIPGIPGANGTIGPKLVEGTNAPGRIKDKEYKGTAKSTSDYIMESIVSPSAYVVKPFPDNTMPKVFGQKLSAGALKKIVDYLSQVYEGKEPPKIS
- a CDS encoding cytochrome c, translating into MKALMSVGALVGAIALLLLVGMILDVVPSNTVRLVEGYMPIQMLVEVACFVVGFAGLSYMLSSMGMAVPRFWQGIGFWAFVLLYLKFRVYPPIPFSVRAMYGTVSLVAVFMWVSANEDDWKKFKQPIMNVLDAQSGANKMLRYAYLVLIPVLVGFTSFNAMKPTSEEPVELRTVHPAPPASTKVHGKTYTLQTSQNPYRVNPEGKFDQEYSNKLIVEQGMGRLMAPNANPWDEKNQGYLKYVKEGGEIFFQNCHFCHGDNLNGRGLHAFAFNPIPANFTDPGTIAQLQETFIFWRVAKGGIGLPNEGFPWASVMPPWEQHLTVDEIWKVILFEYWHTGYYPRTWD